One Neovison vison isolate M4711 chromosome 2, ASM_NN_V1, whole genome shotgun sequence genomic window carries:
- the NDUFS5 gene encoding NADH dehydrogenase [ubiquinone] iron-sulfur protein 5 — MPFFDVQKRLGIDLDQWMTIQSAEQPHRIPARCHAFEKEWIECAHGIGATRAAKECKIELDDFTECLLRHKTMKRLSEIRRQRNKLIKEGKYTPPPHHLGKEDPRP, encoded by the exons ATGCCTTTCTTTGATGTGCAGAAAAGGCTGGGCATTGACTTAGATCAGTGGATGACAATCCAGAGTGCTGAGCAGCCTCACAGGATTCCAGCTCGATGCCATGCTTTTGAAAAAGAATGGATAGAATGTGCGCATGGAATCGGTGCTACCCGTGCCGCGAAAGAGTGCAAGATAGAATTGGATGATTTCACAGAATGTCTGCTTCGGCATAAAACG ATGAAACGTCTGAGTGAGATCAGAAGGCAGCGGAATAAACTAATAAAGGAAGGGAAGTACACACCTCCACCTCACCACTTGGGCAAGGAGGACCCTAGGCCCTGA